The Algoriphagus halophilus genome window below encodes:
- a CDS encoding lamin tail domain-containing protein encodes MSEVHAQTQAFELDFNPVSFPSQFLPGWYGNEVRNSSSRIFQGKDHGVNQSHALAVQPISTFNGELIVRLSVSEFTAPKIQFLAKSSKNGNGSRAAEVYSSWSNSLNENFLTPQVLGSLVEFPNEEQEFRLFEIHIPDQFQGSDLLYFKLEVRYGTGAGTSARWFMDDFVFGDIAEDTVPPTVQMVRGFSENEIQMLFSEAIDPVFSIIQLNYKLDGQEPELVRLDNDSLAILTFSNPLAHGKEINLHISQIPELSVDTVYLSGPNTLKLELKSAATKSIEYGLNLSSILDCAGNGLETPIATVILPASPLGGDVVINELLFNPQSGRPKFVELYNRSSNYLEIGGLQLGNLDANGLPGQLKKISESGFIFPPQSYLAITTDTILLQQDFPKSSNGNFLQVSTLPSYPISGGTVVLLSEEQELLEEFSFDEEMHHPLLRDPKGVSLERISINVPSNLKSNWHSASGLEDYGTPGKKNSNSFTGEFESQLITISPEVFDPEGNNGNTLTVISYELDQPGWVGAFEIYDVGGRIAKVLDRNAILGNSGMYNWSGTDDSGRKVRPGYYVLLVELFDLQGEVIRFRKTMVVATQF; translated from the coding sequence GTGTCAGAAGTTCATGCACAAACTCAAGCCTTCGAACTTGATTTTAATCCGGTAAGCTTTCCATCCCAATTTTTACCAGGATGGTATGGGAATGAGGTAAGGAATTCCAGTTCTAGAATCTTTCAGGGGAAAGATCATGGAGTTAATCAATCCCATGCCTTAGCGGTTCAACCAATTTCAACCTTTAATGGTGAGTTAATAGTCAGGCTTTCCGTTTCAGAATTTACTGCTCCAAAAATCCAATTTTTGGCCAAATCCAGTAAGAATGGAAATGGAAGCAGGGCTGCCGAAGTATACTCTTCTTGGTCTAATAGTTTAAATGAGAATTTTTTAACTCCCCAGGTTTTAGGTTCCCTTGTGGAGTTTCCAAATGAGGAACAGGAATTTCGTCTTTTTGAAATTCATATTCCAGATCAGTTTCAGGGGAGTGATTTACTATATTTTAAGCTGGAGGTACGATATGGGACTGGAGCTGGGACTAGTGCTCGTTGGTTCATGGATGATTTTGTGTTTGGAGATATAGCTGAAGACACTGTGCCTCCTACTGTTCAAATGGTTCGAGGTTTTAGTGAAAATGAAATTCAGATGTTGTTTTCCGAAGCTATTGATCCGGTATTTTCTATTATCCAACTCAATTATAAACTGGATGGTCAAGAGCCTGAGTTGGTTAGATTGGATAATGATTCTTTGGCTATTTTGACTTTTTCAAATCCTCTTGCTCATGGAAAAGAGATTAATCTACATATTTCTCAAATACCTGAATTGAGTGTTGATACGGTATATTTGAGTGGGCCTAATACTTTAAAACTTGAATTGAAAAGTGCAGCTACAAAATCAATTGAATATGGACTGAATTTGAGTTCTATTCTTGATTGTGCTGGGAATGGTTTAGAAACACCAATAGCAACTGTGATTTTACCAGCAAGTCCTTTGGGAGGAGATGTTGTCATCAATGAGCTATTATTTAATCCTCAATCTGGAAGGCCGAAGTTTGTAGAACTATACAATAGGAGTTCGAATTACTTGGAAATCGGGGGCCTTCAGTTGGGAAATCTGGATGCAAATGGTCTTCCGGGTCAACTCAAGAAGATTAGTGAATCCGGATTTATTTTTCCTCCTCAATCCTATTTGGCTATTACCACAGATACGATTTTGCTTCAACAGGATTTCCCGAAATCGTCAAATGGGAATTTTCTTCAGGTGTCTACCTTACCCAGTTATCCTATTAGTGGAGGAACAGTGGTGCTACTTTCGGAAGAACAAGAATTGTTGGAAGAATTTTCGTTTGATGAAGAAATGCACCATCCATTATTGAGAGATCCCAAAGGAGTGTCCTTGGAAAGGATATCCATTAACGTTCCATCCAATTTAAAAAGTAATTGGCATTCCGCATCTGGGTTAGAGGACTATGGAACCCCTGGCAAGAAAAACTCCAATTCATTTACTGGAGAATTTGAATCACAGCTGATCACCATTAGTCCAGAGGTATTTGATCCGGAAGGAAATAATGGGAATACGCTCACTGTAATATCCTACGAATTGGACCAGCCTGGTTGGGTGGGGGCCTTTGAAATATATGATGTCGGGGGTAGAATTGCTAAAGTATTGGATCGAAATGCAATTTTAGGTAATTCAGGAATGTATAATTGGAGTGGTACGGATGATTCAGGAAGAAAGGTAAGGCCGGGTTATTATGTTTTGTTGGTGGAACTATTTGATTTACAGGGAGAGGTAATCAGATTTAGAAAAACGATGGTGGTAGCGACTCAATTTTAA
- a CDS encoding aspartate-semialdehyde dehydrogenase codes for MKLAVVGATGLVGSEILEVLDEHNFPFDELLLVASERSVGKQIEYKGKQYTVIGLAEAVSLKPEIAIFSAGGGTSLEWAPKFAEVGTIVVDNSSAWRMDPSKKLVVPEINAKELTSEDKIIANPNCSTIQMVLALEPLRQRYGIRRIVVSTYQSVTGTGKAAVDQMMAERAGETPEMVYPHKIDMNVLPHIDVFQPNGYTKEEMKMINETKKIFSDDSIQVTATTVRIPTMGGHSEAVNVEFKEDFDLEEVRKLLSETPGIIVQDDPANFIYPMPIHAHKKDEVFVGRLRRDESQANTLNMWIVADNLRKGAATNAVQIAEYLKEHSLV; via the coding sequence ATGAAATTAGCAGTGGTAGGAGCTACCGGTTTGGTGGGCTCCGAAATCTTAGAGGTGCTGGATGAGCACAATTTCCCTTTTGACGAACTTCTATTAGTTGCTTCCGAGCGATCTGTAGGTAAACAGATTGAGTACAAGGGTAAACAGTATACTGTGATAGGACTTGCCGAAGCTGTTTCATTAAAACCTGAAATTGCAATTTTCTCAGCTGGCGGAGGCACCTCTTTGGAATGGGCTCCAAAATTCGCAGAAGTTGGAACCATCGTAGTAGACAATTCTTCTGCTTGGAGAATGGACCCAAGTAAGAAGTTAGTGGTGCCCGAAATCAACGCAAAAGAACTGACCTCAGAGGATAAAATCATCGCAAACCCAAACTGTTCTACCATCCAAATGGTATTGGCATTGGAGCCTTTGCGTCAGCGATATGGAATTAGAAGAATCGTAGTTTCCACCTACCAATCAGTGACAGGAACGGGAAAGGCTGCAGTAGATCAAATGATGGCAGAACGTGCAGGAGAGACCCCTGAAATGGTATATCCTCACAAGATAGATATGAATGTACTTCCTCACATTGATGTATTCCAACCAAATGGATATACTAAAGAGGAAATGAAGATGATCAACGAAACCAAAAAGATCTTCTCTGATGATAGCATTCAGGTAACTGCTACTACCGTTAGAATCCCTACTATGGGTGGACATTCTGAGGCTGTAAACGTGGAGTTCAAAGAGGATTTTGATCTAGAAGAAGTTAGAAAATTACTTTCTGAAACTCCCGGAATCATTGTTCAGGACGATCCTGCCAACTTTATATACCCCATGCCTATCCATGCTCATAAGAAGGATGAAGTGTTTGTAGGAAGATTAAGAAGAGACGAATCTCAGGCAAATACCTTGAATATGTGGATCGTGGCTGATAACCTTCGAAAAGGTGCAGCAACTAATGCCGTTCAAATCGCAGAGTATTTAAAAGAACATAGCCTAGTTTGA
- a CDS encoding class I SAM-dependent methyltransferase, whose protein sequence is MNWEDVHSPEFQKFVQDHLQEDPALLLFKYQGKTNFDLKAAVHQIAARQKISKKLPSWAKDPNLVFPASISLEQSSSEETALFKSKGLSGKWMIDLTGGFGVDSFYLSHAFEKATYCEYQEELAQIVSNNLEHLAPGKFEFVAGDGLAHLLSSKLTYDLIYVDPARRGDGNQKLYKLQDCQPDVVSVWDQLTEKSEQILIKASPMLDISQAFLELPDLQLIQIVSSKNEVKELLLHWKKRENLSKKRIEINDLGSDLPAFSFSMEQEEKAVSEFGEIAEYLIEPMSGILKAGAFKLFGNQFKLKKLEPNSHIFTSDFLPENIPGRVFKVIQEVAANKKEIKKLFPKGKANVITRNYVQGANELKKKLGLKDGGEDFLIGTKTNNGYKLVWCKRVK, encoded by the coding sequence ATGAACTGGGAAGACGTTCATAGTCCCGAATTTCAAAAATTTGTGCAGGATCATCTCCAGGAAGATCCTGCACTTTTGCTTTTTAAATATCAAGGAAAAACAAATTTTGACCTGAAAGCTGCTGTCCATCAAATCGCAGCTAGGCAGAAAATTTCCAAGAAGCTTCCCTCCTGGGCAAAAGACCCAAACCTTGTGTTTCCAGCCAGTATTTCCCTAGAGCAATCATCATCAGAAGAGACTGCCTTATTCAAATCCAAAGGTCTTTCAGGAAAATGGATGATCGATTTGACTGGTGGGTTTGGTGTGGATTCCTTTTATTTAAGTCACGCTTTTGAAAAAGCGACCTATTGTGAATATCAAGAGGAGCTTGCCCAAATCGTTTCCAATAATCTGGAACACCTTGCTCCTGGCAAATTTGAATTCGTAGCGGGTGATGGACTAGCTCATTTATTATCCAGCAAACTCACCTATGACCTTATCTATGTGGATCCTGCCAGAAGAGGTGATGGCAATCAGAAGTTATATAAGCTCCAAGACTGTCAACCTGACGTAGTTTCTGTTTGGGACCAGCTTACGGAAAAATCAGAACAAATTTTGATCAAAGCTTCTCCCATGCTGGACATTTCCCAAGCATTTTTAGAATTACCAGATCTTCAACTGATTCAAATCGTATCTTCAAAAAATGAGGTTAAGGAACTTCTGTTACATTGGAAAAAACGAGAAAACTTATCCAAAAAAAGAATTGAAATAAATGATTTGGGAAGTGATCTACCGGCATTTTCCTTTTCCATGGAGCAGGAAGAAAAAGCTGTGTCTGAATTCGGAGAGATCGCCGAATATCTAATTGAACCGATGAGTGGAATTCTAAAAGCTGGAGCATTCAAGCTATTCGGAAATCAATTCAAATTGAAAAAACTCGAGCCAAATAGCCATATTTTTACCAGTGACTTCCTTCCTGAAAACATTCCAGGTAGAGTTTTTAAAGTCATTCAGGAAGTTGCGGCAAATAAAAAAGAGATCAAGAAACTTTTTCCAAAGGGGAAAGCAAATGTAATCACCCGAAACTATGTTCAAGGTGCAAACGAGCTGAAAAAGAAATTAGGATTAAAAGATGGTGGGGAGGACTTTTTAATAGGTACTAAAACCAACAATGGCTATAAATTAGTCTGGTGTAAAAGAGTTAAATAA
- a CDS encoding DUF4834 family protein yields MIKFLVIVLGVGWLLGQLIRYFLRSKLAKFAQQVNEAAKEQQRAQAHASRPKDEVVVDYVPKQFKEKRQKDIKGGDYVDFEEVKD; encoded by the coding sequence TTGATAAAATTTCTTGTCATAGTTCTTGGAGTTGGCTGGCTTTTGGGCCAGCTAATCCGATACTTTCTCAGATCTAAGTTGGCTAAATTTGCCCAACAGGTAAACGAAGCTGCAAAAGAACAGCAGAGGGCCCAGGCTCACGCCTCCAGACCAAAAGATGAGGTGGTAGTGGATTATGTGCCTAAGCAGTTTAAAGAGAAAAGACAGAAAGATATTAAAGGCGGTGATTACGTCGATTTTGAAGAAGTGAAGGATTAA
- the carB gene encoding carbamoyl-phosphate synthase large subunit produces MPKDSSIKHVLIIGSGPIVIGQACEFDYSGSQAARSLREEGIIVTLINSNPATIMTDPVTADHVYLLPLEKKSIIKILTEHPDIDAVLPTMGGQTALNLAIDCEKAGIWKKFNTRMIGVDIDAIDTAEDREKFKELMKKIGVGVCKGDTATSFLQGKEIAQEIGFPLIIRASYTLGGAGGAFVEKAEDFEKLLSAGLQASPVHEVLIEQSIMGWKEYELEVMRDNIGNMIVICSIENFDPMGVHTGDSITVAPAMTLPDTVYQRMRNYAITMMNSIGNFAGGCNVQFSVSPDNETIIGIEINPRVSRSSALASKATGYPIAKVAAKLAIGYNLDELPNSITGTTSAYFEPSIDYVIVKVPRWNFDKFKGSDRRLGLSMKAVGEVMGIGRNFQEALQKACQSLEIKRNGLGADGKELRDQEKILYSLANPSWNRLFHIYDAFKLGISFRTIYDLTKIDKWFLRQIEELIHLEEEIGKYNVNTIPYEIMDMAKKRGYADRQLAHLLGCLESEVFNKRYDEMGIKRVYKLVDTCAAEFEAQTPYYYSTFGEENESIKTDRKKVVVLGSGPNRVGQGIEFDYSCVHGVLAAKECGYETIMINCNPETVSTDFDVADKLYFEPVFWEHIYEIILHEKPEGVIVQLGGQTALKLAEKLEKYGIKIIGTSFEALDLAEDRGRFSTLLKENDVPYPEFGTVHTTDEALELCKTIGFPLLVRPSYVLGGQGMKIVINEKELEEHVVEVLRDIPNNEILLDHFLEGAIEAEADAVCDGENVYIIGIMQHIEPAGIHSGDSYAVLPPYNLGDLVIRQIETYTEKIALALKTVGLINIQFAIKNDKVFIIEANPRASRTVPFICKAYKEPYVNYAVKVMLGENKVTDFEFKPYKKGYAIKEPVFSFHKFPNVNKELGPEMKSTGEAIYFIDDLMDDYFLKIYSERNLYLSR; encoded by the coding sequence ATGCCAAAAGACAGTAGCATCAAGCACGTATTAATTATCGGTTCTGGTCCCATCGTCATCGGTCAAGCTTGTGAGTTTGACTATTCTGGTTCCCAGGCTGCTAGGTCCCTTCGAGAAGAAGGAATTATCGTGACATTGATCAATTCCAATCCTGCCACCATCATGACTGACCCGGTGACAGCAGATCACGTGTATTTGCTTCCACTGGAGAAAAAATCCATTATCAAGATTTTGACAGAGCATCCGGATATTGATGCAGTTTTACCTACCATGGGTGGTCAGACAGCCTTGAATTTGGCAATTGATTGTGAGAAAGCAGGTATCTGGAAAAAATTCAATACTCGTATGATCGGTGTAGATATCGATGCCATCGATACTGCAGAAGATCGTGAGAAGTTTAAAGAATTGATGAAGAAAATTGGAGTGGGTGTCTGTAAAGGTGATACTGCTACTTCCTTTCTTCAAGGTAAAGAAATTGCACAGGAGATTGGCTTTCCCTTGATTATTAGAGCTTCTTATACCCTTGGTGGGGCAGGAGGAGCTTTCGTGGAAAAAGCTGAAGATTTTGAGAAACTATTGAGTGCAGGTCTTCAGGCTTCTCCAGTTCATGAAGTGTTGATCGAGCAAAGTATAATGGGATGGAAAGAGTACGAGCTGGAGGTCATGAGGGATAATATCGGGAACATGATTGTGATCTGTTCCATTGAGAATTTTGACCCAATGGGTGTTCACACTGGAGATTCTATCACTGTGGCTCCTGCCATGACTTTGCCTGATACAGTGTATCAGCGCATGAGAAACTATGCAATTACCATGATGAATAGCATCGGTAATTTTGCGGGTGGATGTAACGTGCAATTCTCAGTTAGCCCTGACAACGAAACCATCATAGGGATAGAAATTAACCCTCGTGTTTCTCGTTCTTCTGCCTTGGCATCTAAAGCGACTGGTTATCCAATCGCAAAAGTTGCAGCTAAGTTGGCGATCGGATATAATTTGGATGAGTTGCCAAACTCCATCACAGGTACTACCTCTGCTTACTTTGAGCCTTCTATTGACTATGTAATCGTGAAGGTGCCTCGTTGGAACTTTGACAAATTCAAAGGATCTGATAGAAGATTGGGTCTTTCCATGAAAGCAGTAGGTGAGGTAATGGGAATCGGTAGAAATTTCCAAGAGGCCTTACAAAAAGCTTGTCAATCCCTTGAGATCAAACGCAATGGACTAGGGGCTGATGGAAAAGAGTTGAGAGATCAGGAAAAAATCTTGTATTCTTTAGCCAATCCAAGTTGGAATCGATTGTTCCATATCTATGATGCCTTCAAATTGGGTATCTCATTCAGAACAATTTACGATTTAACAAAAATCGATAAGTGGTTCCTAAGACAAATTGAAGAACTGATCCATCTCGAAGAAGAGATTGGAAAATATAATGTGAATACCATTCCATATGAAATTATGGATATGGCCAAGAAACGAGGATATGCCGACCGTCAGTTGGCACATTTACTTGGTTGCTTGGAAAGTGAAGTATTTAATAAGCGTTACGATGAAATGGGTATCAAGCGAGTTTATAAACTTGTTGATACGTGTGCTGCAGAATTTGAGGCGCAAACTCCATATTACTACTCTACATTTGGTGAGGAAAATGAATCTATAAAAACTGACCGTAAAAAAGTAGTTGTATTAGGTTCAGGTCCAAACAGAGTAGGTCAAGGAATTGAATTTGATTACTCCTGTGTGCATGGGGTCCTTGCAGCCAAAGAGTGTGGTTATGAGACAATCATGATCAACTGTAACCCTGAGACAGTGTCTACAGACTTTGATGTGGCGGATAAGCTTTATTTTGAGCCAGTATTCTGGGAGCATATTTATGAGATTATCTTGCACGAGAAGCCTGAGGGTGTAATCGTTCAGTTGGGTGGACAAACTGCCTTGAAACTGGCAGAGAAATTAGAGAAATACGGAATCAAAATCATTGGTACCAGTTTCGAAGCATTGGATCTTGCAGAAGACAGAGGAAGATTCTCTACCTTATTGAAAGAAAATGATGTTCCTTATCCTGAATTTGGAACGGTCCATACTACTGACGAAGCTTTAGAACTTTGTAAGACCATCGGATTTCCATTATTGGTACGTCCAAGTTATGTATTGGGTGGACAAGGGATGAAGATTGTAATCAATGAGAAGGAACTAGAGGAGCACGTGGTGGAAGTCTTAAGGGATATTCCAAACAATGAGATTCTTCTGGATCATTTCTTGGAAGGTGCTATTGAGGCGGAAGCGGATGCGGTCTGTGACGGAGAGAATGTTTACATCATCGGAATTATGCAGCATATTGAGCCTGCAGGTATTCACTCTGGTGACTCCTATGCGGTACTTCCTCCTTACAATTTGGGCGATTTGGTAATCCGTCAGATTGAAACTTATACTGAAAAAATTGCCTTGGCATTGAAGACAGTAGGTTTGATCAACATTCAGTTTGCCATCAAAAATGATAAAGTATTCATCATTGAAGCAAACCCAAGAGCATCTAGAACCGTTCCGTTTATTTGTAAGGCATACAAAGAACCTTATGTAAATTATGCCGTAAAGGTGATGCTTGGAGAGAATAAAGTAACAGATTTTGAATTCAAACCTTACAAAAAAGGTTATGCAATCAAGGAACCTGTTTTCTCATTCCATAAATTCCCGAATGTTAACAAAGAATTGGGGCCCGAAATGAAATCTACTGGTGAAGCGATTTACTTTATAGATGACCTGATGGATGATTATTTCTTGAAGATTTACTCAGAACGAAACTTGTATTTGAGTAGATAA
- a CDS encoding peptide deformylase has product MKTIHDILKLGDPRLYEICEPVLESELNQVPNWVHQLHEAMEDIRKVYGFGRGIAAPQLGIMKRMFYLNLDKPYVILNPELKNKSESKFELWDDCMSFPNLVVKVRRHQSLTLKYWDEHWKEQEWKVSGAESELIQHEYDHLDGILCTMRAIDQKSFRWKE; this is encoded by the coding sequence ATGAAAACTATCCACGACATTCTCAAACTAGGAGATCCTAGACTTTATGAAATATGTGAGCCTGTATTAGAATCAGAATTAAACCAGGTTCCGAATTGGGTTCATCAGCTCCATGAAGCCATGGAAGATATCCGAAAAGTCTATGGTTTTGGAAGAGGAATCGCTGCACCACAGTTGGGAATTATGAAGCGTATGTTTTATCTTAATCTGGATAAGCCTTATGTAATTTTAAATCCTGAATTAAAAAACAAAAGTGAATCAAAGTTTGAGCTTTGGGATGATTGCATGAGTTTTCCGAACCTTGTGGTCAAGGTGCGTCGACATCAGTCCTTGACGTTGAAGTACTGGGATGAACATTGGAAGGAACAAGAATGGAAGGTTTCTGGAGCCGAATCTGAATTGATTCAGCACGAGTATGATCATTTGGATGGAATTCTATGTACCATGCGTGCAATTGACCAGAAAAGCTTTCGATGGAAAGAATGA
- a CDS encoding 6-bladed beta-propeller: MLLNILKRTLTVFIRHLLFTLGFSLITACFISCENNNSERNSSELIVVINLKDSKNNRLSEAFESISYSILNAPDSSPLVEPYLMKFDNESMYIQDFYTGHIHKFDKKGQPQFVYQATGSGPGEFRQSDYFFLEDSTITILDRVLGKAVTYGPFQNLIYEEKITKNIPMFEKRGNRMLYFMNNRRDGTEFNFLLYENEQVIGEWERIRPGFEKAQYGDNNGFNQDFDGGLVFPIPYSTEVLFFDNHLNRTQKVTFDIGDALVDKTDFVRLNNMSRDDYQQFIREKELVEGISLFSKLGPYYFLSLQQYYKGVHLIFMNKDFKVLIQSKSLENDLDQMLIRGIPWTYDEDKLIFMINSVYFYNDYIKTFSGKKVTVKPNNVHDFFEKNQNLLKEDRYVLISLKIKSQIEK; this comes from the coding sequence TTGTTACTAAATATTCTTAAAAGAACCTTAACTGTTTTTATAAGGCACCTTCTTTTCACTTTAGGTTTTTCACTAATCACAGCTTGTTTTATTTCCTGTGAAAATAACAACAGTGAACGCAATTCAAGTGAGTTAATTGTTGTCATAAATCTTAAAGACTCAAAAAATAATAGATTATCTGAAGCTTTTGAAAGCATCTCTTATTCAATTTTAAATGCTCCTGATTCATCGCCGCTCGTAGAACCCTATCTAATGAAATTTGATAATGAATCGATGTATATTCAGGACTTTTATACTGGCCATATCCATAAGTTTGATAAGAAAGGTCAGCCTCAATTTGTTTACCAAGCGACAGGTTCGGGACCTGGAGAATTTAGGCAATCGGATTACTTTTTTTTGGAAGATTCAACAATTACCATTTTGGATAGAGTCCTAGGTAAAGCTGTGACTTACGGTCCATTTCAAAATTTAATTTATGAGGAGAAAATCACCAAAAACATTCCCATGTTTGAAAAGCGAGGCAATCGAATGCTTTATTTCATGAATAATCGGAGGGATGGTACTGAATTCAATTTTCTTCTTTATGAAAATGAACAGGTGATAGGGGAATGGGAAAGAATTAGACCAGGATTTGAAAAAGCTCAATATGGAGACAATAATGGTTTCAACCAAGATTTTGACGGAGGACTTGTTTTCCCGATCCCATATTCTACCGAGGTATTATTCTTTGACAATCATCTAAATCGCACTCAAAAAGTAACATTTGATATCGGTGATGCACTAGTTGATAAAACGGATTTTGTTAGACTAAACAATATGAGTCGAGATGATTACCAACAATTCATCCGGGAAAAAGAATTAGTAGAAGGCATTTCTCTATTTTCAAAACTTGGACCGTATTACTTTCTATCCCTTCAGCAGTACTATAAAGGAGTCCATTTAATTTTTATGAATAAGGATTTTAAGGTTTTAATCCAGTCTAAAAGTTTGGAGAATGATTTGGATCAGATGCTAATAAGAGGAATCCCATGGACATACGATGAAGATAAACTTATTTTTATGATCAACTCGGTTTATTTTTATAATGATTATATCAAAACATTTTCTGGCAAAAAAGTCACTGTGAAACCGAACAATGTTCATGATTTTTTTGAGAAAAATCAGAATCTTTTAAAGGAGGATAGGTATGTCCTGATTTCGCTGAAGATCAAAAGCCAAATAGAAAAATAA
- a CDS encoding ABC-F family ATP-binding cassette domain-containing protein, which produces MNYLSVENLSKAFGERKLFSNISFGISQGQKIALVGINGAGKSTLMKIIMGLEIPDTGNVAINQQVKVAYVHQNPVFEGSLSIYQTIFDQSNSEVLQVIEDYHKAMLEAERGIDNSEKMAGLFEKMDAFQAWDFEYQVKEVLGKLGLHDTDIPVGTLSGGQRKRVALAKAILEKPDLLLLDEPTNHLDLDTIEWLEDYLSKANLALFMVTHDRYFLEKVTNEILELDQGKVHRYLGNYGYFLDKKAERMMQEDVELEKAKSLYKKELEWIRRQPKARGTKAKYRVDAFEETKEKASQKREERDIQLTVTTQRLGNKIIEIEKMQKSFGDKTIIKDFSYTFRKKDRVGIVGPNGAGKTTFLNMITGQLEPDAGKISIGQTTAFGYYRQEESSFDEEKRLIDIVKEVAEVVNIAGGATITVSQFLTQFGFPPKQQHTPIAKLSGGERRRLQLLMVLIKNPNFLILDEPTNDLDLMTLNTLEEFLDTFPGCLIIVSHDRYFMDRLVEHLFVFEGEGEIKDFPGNYTDFREWEKENKNQDSRIKIQEPENKVAETKVEASTPPSQTKVKASYKQKQEFKKVNTTIAKLEEEKANITNKIAAGIEDHEELIKQSNRIAEIDAELEESELTWLELSELEGIE; this is translated from the coding sequence ATGAATTACCTTTCGGTCGAAAACCTAAGTAAAGCTTTCGGGGAACGCAAGCTTTTTTCCAATATCTCTTTTGGCATTTCCCAAGGACAAAAAATCGCATTAGTCGGCATCAATGGTGCAGGTAAATCCACCTTGATGAAAATTATCATGGGTTTAGAAATCCCAGACACAGGAAACGTAGCTATCAATCAACAGGTAAAAGTGGCCTACGTTCACCAAAACCCAGTTTTTGAGGGAAGCCTGAGCATTTACCAAACGATATTCGATCAAAGTAATTCTGAAGTGCTGCAAGTCATTGAGGATTATCATAAAGCCATGCTGGAAGCAGAAAGAGGCATTGATAACTCCGAAAAAATGGCAGGTTTATTTGAAAAAATGGATGCATTTCAAGCCTGGGATTTCGAATACCAAGTCAAAGAAGTGCTTGGTAAATTAGGCCTCCACGACACTGATATACCAGTAGGTACTCTTTCTGGAGGTCAGCGTAAGCGAGTAGCCTTAGCAAAAGCAATCTTGGAAAAGCCTGACTTATTGCTTCTCGATGAACCAACCAACCATTTGGATTTGGATACCATCGAATGGCTAGAAGATTATTTATCAAAAGCGAATCTTGCCCTTTTTATGGTCACTCACGACCGGTATTTTCTGGAAAAAGTCACCAATGAAATATTGGAACTAGACCAGGGGAAAGTTCATCGTTACCTAGGTAATTACGGTTATTTCTTGGACAAGAAAGCTGAGCGAATGATGCAGGAAGACGTGGAGTTGGAAAAAGCGAAAAGCCTTTATAAAAAGGAGCTGGAATGGATTCGTAGACAGCCTAAAGCCAGAGGAACCAAAGCCAAATACAGAGTAGACGCATTTGAGGAAACGAAAGAAAAGGCCTCTCAGAAGAGAGAGGAACGTGACATCCAACTGACCGTGACTACCCAGCGTCTAGGAAATAAAATCATCGAAATCGAAAAGATGCAAAAGTCCTTTGGAGATAAAACCATAATCAAGGACTTCTCATATACCTTCAGAAAAAAAGACCGTGTAGGGATTGTAGGACCCAATGGAGCTGGAAAAACTACTTTCCTTAATATGATTACTGGACAACTTGAACCAGATGCAGGAAAAATCTCGATAGGACAAACGACTGCTTTTGGCTATTACAGACAGGAGGAAAGCTCATTTGATGAGGAAAAACGTCTGATTGATATTGTCAAGGAAGTTGCCGAAGTGGTGAATATTGCAGGAGGTGCAACAATTACTGTTTCTCAGTTTTTAACACAGTTTGGTTTCCCTCCAAAGCAACAACATACTCCTATTGCAAAATTAAGTGGAGGAGAGCGCAGGAGACTTCAATTATTGATGGTTTTGATCAAGAATCCAAACTTCTTGATTCTCGATGAACCTACCAATGACCTGGATTTGATGACCTTAAATACCCTGGAGGAGTTTTTGGATACTTTCCCTGGCTGTTTGATCATTGTGTCCCACGATCGATATTTTATGGATCGATTAGTCGAGCATTTGTTTGTTTTCGAAGGTGAAGGCGAGATCAAAGACTTCCCAGGCAACTATACTGATTTCAGAGAGTGGGAAAAGGAGAATAAGAATCAAGATTCAAGAATCAAGATTCAAGAACCTGAAAATAAAGTTGCCGAAACTAAAGTTGAGGCTTCGACTCCCCCCAGCCAGACAAAAGTAAAAGCAAGCTATAAGCAAAAGCAGGAATTCAAAAAAGTAAATACTACTATTGCCAAGTTGGAAGAAGAAAAAGCTAACATCACAAATAAAATCGCTGCTGGAATTGAAGATCATGAAGAATTGATCAAGCAGTCGAATCGGATTGCAGAAATAGATGCTGAGTTAGAGGAGTCAGAATTGACTTGGTTAGAACTCAGTGAATTGGAGGGAATAGAATAA